The DNA region GCTAAATTACTAGGCTCGCGATAATAAATACCAAAATTATTAGGTATATTTTGCTCGATAAATCCTATAATGTCGTTAGTTTGTTGAGCAGCAGCTTTTTTACCTAGAATATTGCCTATGATGTAAGGCTTCATAAAGCATTGTCTAAGGAATTCCTTCGTATTAGTTAAAGTTATTGGATCCTGTATTTGCACATCTCGAATCTTAGCTACAGCCTTAGCTCCAAACATAATACCAGTTTTTCTGCTCGATAGTCCTTCATAAGCTGGCAAAAGATGCTGTTCCAACATTTTAGATACAAAGTAACTCGTTTGCGATGAAAGAGAAGCAAACATTGCAATACTTATGGGATATTATCAACCTTTACTGGCGCACTCATTGATACTTCATCCTTCAGCCAAACAGTAGATTTGGGGGCAAATAACAGCGTAAAAATAAATATCGATGGAAAAAACCATTCCCATAGCAAAGATGCCGATATTTCCTCTAAAAATAGCCCTAGTAGCAGCCCATATGCCACCAATAGTCAAGGCTAAGTGACCCACTGGAGTGAAGTATTCGCTATTTGAAGCAAAGACCTCTGCCTATGCCATTAAACACATGCCATAACAGATCTCCACCACCAAATGTGTATATTACGTAATCCATTAACTTTTCTCCTTCGCTATTAAATGCTGCTCTATTAATCTAGCCCTTTTATCTATTCGACTTGCATCGGTTTGTAGGCTAGTCCATTTTTCATTTGCAAAAAGTTGTACTCGATTCAATTCCTTCAAATATCTTTCTAAATGTTCATTCGAAACTTGCTTAGCACCTAGTGAAGTAACGGCTCTACGTATTTCGGTGATTACTTCCTTCAAATGCTGAACTAATGTATAGCTAGCTATTAATTCTGATGAGATCTCTAAAATTGTGACTCCAGAAATAGCTTCTAATGTGATATAATCATAAATTGGAAATATATCTCCAATCGAAGATAAAAAGGCTATTTCAGAGTTGCTATATTCAGAATTCTTATCAAACTTATTTTTTAGATCAGTCAATTTTTGCTTAGCTTTACCTGCATAAGACTGCTCTGGTGATATTGTGATATTTCGTTGTAGGCTTGGATGCAGGCAACTAACACTATCACAGCTGTAAATTGAAGCTGATTCTCCACCTTTTAAATGACTAATCCAACTTTTTTCATCCTGAGCTAAGGAGTCAAAAAAGTACACATTATTGTTTGTAACCACGATAGTGCCAGTCATAGACATGATTGAATCACGCATATTTGATGGTATTCCAACCTTTGCTGCTGCTTTAGTGAAGATGTTATAATCATCCAGCATAACTCTGAATCCTTATTTTGTGCTTGTCGCAGAGCTTGTTTTTGATCTAAATAATTACGACATTTTTTACCAGCAGCAAAATAATCAAACCCGCTTTGTGACTGTATATCACGGCAAACAGCTTCTCTCATAGCTGAGTTTCTTGGTAAAGCTGTAGCAAATAATGCTTTTGTTAATTTGCAATCTCCCTTAGCAAATTGATTCATCTCCATTGCTAGATTACGTAAGTCTTTGAGAGCATTCTCAATTTGAGGAGCAAAGGTTTTTAATCCTAATGAAAAAGCATAGACTTTAGCTTGAGAACCAATGTTTTTCATCAATTGAACTAATTCTTCTCCAGAAATAACAGAGAAGCTACCAAGATAGGCATCAATACCGCTACAGCTCATGTTTAAAGATGGTGGAGTTATAGCAAATGGCTGAAATGATGTTTGGCTTGTTCTGGCAGATAATCCGCCAGCCGCATAATATCCAGCCGCTTGATCTTGATATGATCCAGATCTTGTGACATTAATACTCATTCCTTGAAATACGTTTTCGATATTCCAAGCTAGTGATACTGGAGCTTGTAGCAATAATAGCATTGTAATGGCATAAACTCTGATTTTGGTGCTCATGTAGTCTCCAACTTATGATAATATCTATCGATTGCTAGAATATTGTCGATAATTTTATCTTCAGAGATTATGCCTCTAGCTACTGCATATATTTTTTTACCATCGCTAGCTACTGAATATAATACAGGTACAATATGCTTAGGATTTAGTTTATTAAGCAACTCATTATTCTTACTGACAGCTAGCAACTGAAATGCATATTTATTAGCAAAGCACTGAACAATAGGCATAAAGGCCTTACAGAGCAAGCAATCTTGTTTAACTTGCAAAATCAATCCCCAGTTTTTAGCAATGTTTTTGAGTTTGAAATCATTTTTTTGCTCTGATTTTTCTTGATATAGCTTTCTATGTAAGCTATTAGCAGGCTCATTAGCATTAATCAGTTGGTAATCAAGTAGAGTAGCTAGTTGCCACATAGTAGCAAACTTATGAGCCTTCTCCATGATTTGCTTCTGCAATCTTTGAGCTGTAATCACATTTTCGAGCGTTGGATTATCCAGCGCTATACGCTAAGCTCGATTAAATCGCTCCTTTAATTCCTCGATTCTCTGGTCATGAGGCCTACTCATCAACTTAGAATTAGCAGCAGAGTCATCAAGCTCATGACCATGTTTATCATTGTACCATAAAAATCTTGTTGGTGAAGCATCAACAGTGGATAAATGACTAATTAATATCATAAACATTAATAATCTGCTCATTTAGACTAAGTTTGTTGCATACGATGAACTTTATCTTTGATTCCTGCAATAATGTCTTTGTTCATGCTGTTTTGAGCCTTAGTGAGTATATCTCCAAATAGTTCATCCATATTGATTTTAGTGAAATCAACTTTTTGTAACTCTTCAACAGTAAGGCCTCTACACTTTGGACATTCAGGTGTACCAAAGTTCATTTTTAGCTGTTTTCTTGCTTCTTCCTGAAAAATTCTTGCAAGTTTCGACTGAAAGCAGCAATAAGTAGACTTTCTAGCTAAGCAAATACCTAATATCGGAATTCTTGAAGAACAGTAGGTTCCAATATAGTAGCAGTAACCTTTTTTCCTATATAAAGCTAATTCTTGTTCCTTAGACTTACATTGCGATAAGCCTATATCACGCCCCCAGCCAGTCATTGAAGAGCAGCAATTCAAAAAACTAAATACATCTTTTTTGCATTTTCGATGTTTACCTGAAAATACAGAAACGGGATTTGTTTTAATGTCCTTGCTCATCTGATTTAGCATCGCTAGATGAGCTACTTTAGCTATATCTCTATTTGGTATAATAGTTGGAGTGTTGCAATTACCTCCTAAACAAAAGATTGAGTTATTATGCAACGATGAGTGTAGCATTGTTTGCTTCTCAGTTGAACAGCTATAATCGTGCTGCCATAGTAAACAAATATTTGCTACTGATTTTTGGCAAGTGCTGTTTTTTAATTCACAATTCTGAATTTTAAGGTGTTTGCAGCCATCTTTTGGATCGCTAGTACAAGAAAAAAGAATCTTTTGTTTCCAATATGGACGATTGACTTTAAACTTGTCAAAAAATACTCTATCACCACCATCATAGTTGATTCTATTGACCTCATAGCATTCATTACTCTCAGTTAATTGCTCAAGTTCAGGGTTTAAAACTTGCCAATATTCTGCTACTTTCCTTAGTTCTTGAGTCTTATCTCTGTAGTCATAGTGAAGTATACATATTTTTTCATTTACTTCTAATAAAAAATTTCTACCAATATGGTGTATAGATACACCAAGCCTATTAGCAATAGCCCATTTCATTTGTTTTACAATTGCTTCGGGATCATCTACTAGGCAGTATATTTGTGCACCTAATTCATCATCATAGACATCGCTACGACTCTTAAGCCAATTACTATGATTCTCCTTTATTTCTTCTGTTGCAAATTCCATTTGCCGGTTTTGCCAAGAAAGCCATACATTCTCTAATCTGCACTCAACATTTAATTCTCGAATAAGTTCAATGTTAAAATTACTACCTTCATTACAACTTTGAATAATTTCAGTATTAGTTTTACTTGTTTGAGTTACGAAGTTACTGCTATCAAGGGCACTTAAAGGATCAGATTCAATTCTCATTGAATTAGCTATCATATAATTTTGATCGTTGATATTATGTTGAGTTAAGGCATTGTTTTTACTGTTTTCAGCTTGAAATAACATTGCCCCACTTTCTGTACCAAGCTGATTACGGCCATGGTAGGTTAAATCCTCATCATTGTTAGGATAATTGACATTACTACCTTGATGAAATAATTCTTGTGTATTTGAAGAATTTCCAAGATTTACATTATAGTTGCTAGCTTCATTATAACTGCTTTGCATTGAAGCTAAACAACAGCTAATATTGAGCACTATCAAAAAGTTAATATAGATAATAATCTCATTGAGTATTCTCATTCATAATTTCTAATGCTATTGCTAAAGGAATATGGCCAGTTAATTTCTTGGTTAATCCTCTTTTTTCATCATCTATTACTATCACAGGAACAACATCAATTTTATATTGTTCAAACAAGCTAGGATCTATATCGAAGCTAATACCAAGCTCCATAGTTTTATTCTTTGTTTGTGTAAATGAGTTATTAATTAACCCACGCATAATCAATTGAGCTCCAGCCTTTTGAGATTCAGCAAAATAGCTTTTTAAAGCCTCATCACTCATTGAAAATGAGACAAAAATAAAAGTTTTTTGCTGGCCCAAAAAAAAGCATTAGCATTATTAACAAATAATAAAACCATCAACATCATTACTCGTATAACCATATTCCTCTCTAACCCTTATCAAAGCAAACAACAATCTCTTTTTCGCCAAATCAAGTAACCAAAATCTTCACCATTAACTGGAAATTCTCTTCCAGCCTGCCATGTAGCTTCTGTTTGGCCTATGCTCTTGCAGGATCTGGTTTCTGGAATCGGATAAGTCATTTGTAGTCGATACTGACTTTTCTTCATAATAGGCATGGGATACTTGCCACATAAGCCTTTATAACCATAATATCCCCATAACATCAGTTGCCTATGCATTCTAGCCATAAACTTACTTACCATTAATACAGATGTTCCAACTCCACCATTATGCGCCGCAGCTGTTCCAGTAAAAGGGTAAAGCATTCCTTGACATTCAGCACACCAAAAAGCATAATCACTTGCTAATAAACCAGCGCCACAACTCATGCAATCAGCTATACATGCTTGATAAGCAGCTACATTTTGAAACAACAGCGTTTCTGGATTTAAAATCGCAGATTTAGCGTCATCACTCCATAATGGATCAAACTCTGTTAAATATGCTATATCGACTGCAGCCATTTCCAGACAAATAAAATCAAGCAAAATTTCCAGCCAATAAATCACAGGATAGACATACCAATGAATGTGATAAAAAGCACTTCCTTCAGCCTCATCTTTCATGCCTTTTTGAGTAGCACTTCCAAATGACAAACCTCCAAGACTTACCATACACATTGGTGAAATATATGCCATTAATGTTTATTCATAAATATAGTCTTCTAAATCCAGTATATGATATTATAAAAAGTAAGTTCCTTTCTTTTGTATCTCTAAACTTGAATATTTTTCTGCTTTGGTTGGTACTTTTATTTTATTTAATGCTGCTTGCGTAAATTTAAATAATATTACAGATATATTT from Orientia tsutsugamushi str. Boryong includes:
- the traN gene encoding conjugal transfer protein TraN is translated as MQSSYNEASNYNVNLGNSSNTQELFHQGSNVNYPNNDEDLTYHGRNQLGTESGAMLFQAENSKNNALTQHNINDQNYMIANSMRIESDPLSALDSSNFVTQTSKTNTEIIQSCNEGSNFNIELIRELNVECRLENVWLSWQNRQMEFATEEIKENHSNWLKSRSDVYDDELGAQIYCLVDDPEAIVKQMKWAIANRLGVSIHHIGRNFLLEVNEKICILHYDYRDKTQELRKVAEYWQVLNPELEQLTESNECYEVNRINYDGGDRVFFDKFKVNRPYWKQKILFSCTSDPKDGCKHLKIQNCELKNSTCQKSVANICLLWQHDYSCSTEKQTMLHSSLHNNSIFCLGGNCNTPTIIPNRDIAKVAHLAMLNQMSKDIKTNPVSVFSGKHRKCKKDVFSFLNCCSSMTGWGRDIGLSQCKSKEQELALYRKKGYCYYIGTYCSSRIPILGICLARKSTYCCFQSKLARIFQEEARKQLKMNFGTPECPKCRGLTVEELQKVDFTKINMDELFGDILTKAQNSMNKDIIAGIKDKVHRMQQT
- the trbC gene encoding type-F conjugative transfer system pilin assembly protein TrbC, producing the protein MGQQKTFIFVSFSMSDEALKSYFAESQKAGAQLIMRGLINNSFTQTKNKTMELGISFDIDPSLFEQYKIDVVPVIVIDDEKRGLTKKLTGHIPLAIALEIMNENTQ